The Pyramidobacter porci genome includes a window with the following:
- a CDS encoding dipeptidase, whose product MKRISTTLFAGAALLAAASASVACTPMGVGPKATADGSILVAHTCDSWYDARVRVVPGGEHQPGEMVDVKIVSCMDSRPGRSLTVAGQIPQVERTYTYFHIGYPFLNEHQVMIGEHTWTGRDEVQSASGLFYIENLEALGLQRGKTAREVIKVMGELAEKYGYGDGGEGLVISDGKELWVFEICGAGLLWTKDSGKPGAIWAARRVPDDEFFVGANRSRLGVIDFNDKDNYMYSANITALAEEMGWWKKGDPFNFSHIFDNGSYGEAAKNSFGSSRREWRAFDIVAPSLKLTPGSGLQDYPFSVKPDHKLTVQDLEKIYSDHLEGTPYDMTKGLAAGPFGSPARFRPQKPKHDMEDRKAWASWERAIAVPQCSYSFIGQTRADLPAAIGGVLWFGLAAPDTTVYTPIYAGVTELPKNWGDNDRVNFNTENPWWAFNFVQQWAQHRWDMMYPEIRAKKAAIEQRTFDAQPGIEKLALDLYAKDPAAAKAFLTNYCATNMKALEKDWWGFAAYLVSKYGQMPFYIEDNKIKQPGYNPEWLKAVDFGNTMADDVKNGR is encoded by the coding sequence ATGAAACGTATTTCCACAACGCTTTTCGCCGGCGCGGCGCTGCTGGCCGCCGCTTCGGCGTCGGTCGCCTGCACGCCCATGGGCGTCGGCCCGAAGGCCACCGCCGACGGTTCGATCCTCGTCGCCCACACCTGCGACAGCTGGTACGACGCCCGCGTGCGCGTGGTGCCCGGCGGCGAACACCAGCCCGGCGAAATGGTCGACGTCAAGATCGTCTCCTGCATGGACAGCCGCCCCGGCCGTTCGCTGACGGTCGCCGGCCAGATTCCTCAGGTCGAGCGCACCTACACGTACTTCCACATCGGTTATCCGTTCCTCAACGAGCATCAGGTCATGATCGGCGAACACACCTGGACCGGACGCGACGAAGTGCAGAGCGCCAGCGGCCTGTTCTACATCGAGAACCTCGAGGCCCTCGGCCTGCAGCGCGGCAAGACCGCCCGCGAAGTGATCAAGGTCATGGGCGAACTGGCCGAGAAATACGGCTACGGCGACGGCGGCGAAGGTTTGGTCATCAGCGACGGCAAGGAACTGTGGGTCTTCGAGATCTGCGGCGCCGGTCTGCTGTGGACGAAGGACAGCGGCAAACCGGGCGCCATCTGGGCGGCCCGCCGCGTGCCCGACGACGAGTTCTTCGTCGGCGCCAACCGCTCCCGCCTCGGCGTGATCGACTTCAACGACAAGGACAACTACATGTACTCCGCCAACATTACCGCCCTGGCCGAGGAAATGGGCTGGTGGAAAAAGGGCGACCCCTTCAACTTCTCGCACATCTTCGACAACGGCAGTTACGGCGAAGCGGCCAAGAACAGCTTCGGCAGCTCGCGCCGCGAGTGGCGCGCTTTCGACATCGTCGCGCCTTCGCTGAAACTGACGCCCGGCTCGGGCCTTCAGGATTATCCGTTCTCGGTCAAACCCGACCACAAGCTGACCGTTCAGGATCTGGAAAAGATCTACAGCGACCACCTCGAAGGCACGCCCTACGACATGACCAAGGGTCTGGCGGCCGGCCCTTTCGGCTCTCCCGCCCGCTTCCGCCCGCAGAAACCCAAACATGACATGGAAGACCGCAAGGCCTGGGCTTCCTGGGAACGCGCCATCGCCGTGCCGCAGTGTTCGTACAGCTTCATCGGGCAGACCCGCGCCGACCTGCCCGCGGCGATCGGCGGCGTGCTGTGGTTCGGCCTCGCCGCTCCCGACACGACCGTTTACACGCCCATTTACGCCGGCGTCACCGAGCTGCCGAAGAACTGGGGCGACAACGACCGCGTCAACTTCAACACGGAGAATCCCTGGTGGGCGTTCAACTTCGTGCAGCAGTGGGCGCAGCACCGCTGGGACATGATGTACCCCGAGATCCGCGCCAAAAAGGCCGCGATCGAGCAGCGCACCTTCGACGCGCAGCCCGGCATCGAAAAACTGGCCCTCGACCTCTACGCCAAGGATCCCGCCGCGGCCAAGGCGTTCCTGACCAACTACTGCGCCACGAACATGAAGGCGCTGGAAAAAGATTGGTGGGGCTTCGCCGCATATCTGGTCTCCAAGTACGGACAAATGCCCTTCTACATCGAAGACAACAAAATCAAGCAGCCCGGCTACAATCCCGAGTGGCTCAAGGCCGTCGATTTCGGCAACACGATGGCCGACGACGTGAAGAACGGGCGCTAG
- a CDS encoding succinylglutamate desuccinylase, whose product MNLKAVKCLALVVAGAAAATAGVLFKEHREFKEPVVPSAALTQVKKLSEYFPDGGLKGTVNDANVYFFDSGVPGGTILIIGGTHPEEPVANMAAQAFTENVKVTQGRVIVIDRLNTSGSTLTRLGEAYPRFTHVKTDWGVKRWRFGDRASNPLDSWPDPEVYIHYPSGQNLAYMDIRNANRAWPGRANGLLTERTNYAAMQLIRQEGVDMTMDFHEAELEYPVENTMVVHEKGQDVGAMTSMTLTSTMFDIPIGMEFSPKALHGLSHREIGDHSEATSYLCEVAEPMLDRIRGITDEELAMSGKDRFVMKAGEHHLLYSPIDENGWPAEKRVARHVQTVLTLIEVNNMIHPDKTILIEGVPGYGEIMEKGLGFLFHNPAEAPKDRLYYD is encoded by the coding sequence ATGAATCTGAAAGCCGTAAAATGCCTTGCTCTCGTCGTCGCCGGAGCGGCGGCGGCCACCGCGGGCGTGCTCTTCAAGGAGCACCGCGAGTTCAAGGAGCCGGTCGTGCCCAGCGCGGCTCTGACTCAGGTCAAGAAACTGAGCGAATACTTCCCCGACGGCGGGCTCAAAGGGACCGTCAACGACGCCAACGTTTACTTCTTCGACAGCGGCGTGCCCGGCGGTACGATCCTGATCATCGGCGGAACTCACCCCGAAGAGCCGGTCGCCAACATGGCAGCTCAGGCCTTCACGGAAAACGTGAAAGTCACGCAGGGACGGGTGATCGTCATCGATCGACTGAACACCAGCGGCTCGACGCTCACGCGTCTGGGCGAAGCCTATCCCCGCTTCACCCACGTTAAGACGGACTGGGGCGTCAAACGCTGGCGCTTCGGCGACCGCGCCAGCAATCCTCTCGACTCGTGGCCCGATCCCGAAGTGTACATCCACTACCCCAGCGGGCAGAACCTGGCCTACATGGACATCCGCAACGCCAACCGCGCCTGGCCGGGGCGCGCCAACGGGCTGCTCACGGAGCGCACGAATTACGCCGCCATGCAGCTGATCCGCCAGGAAGGCGTCGACATGACCATGGACTTCCACGAGGCCGAGCTGGAATACCCCGTCGAGAACACGATGGTCGTGCATGAAAAGGGACAGGACGTCGGCGCGATGACGTCGATGACGCTGACCTCGACGATGTTCGACATTCCCATCGGCATGGAATTCTCGCCCAAGGCCCTGCACGGCCTGTCGCACCGCGAGATCGGCGACCACTCCGAGGCCACGTCCTATCTGTGCGAAGTGGCCGAGCCGATGCTCGACCGCATCCGCGGCATCACCGACGAAGAACTGGCGATGTCGGGCAAGGACCGTTTCGTCATGAAGGCCGGCGAGCACCACCTGCTTTATTCGCCCATCGACGAGAACGGCTGGCCGGCGGAAAAGCGCGTCGCGCGTCACGTGCAGACCGTGCTGACGCTGATCGAAGTCAACAACATGATCCATCCCGACAAGACCATCCTGATCGAGGGAGTCCCCGGCTACGGCGAAATCATGGAGAAAGGGCTGGGATTCCTGTTCCACAACCCCGCCGAAGCTCCCAAGGACCGCCTGTACTACGACTAA
- the ybaK gene encoding Cys-tRNA(Pro) deacylase, with protein sequence MAKNPKTNAVREAERLRIPVRVIEYEADESDLSAAHAAAGCGVPLERIYKTLVLRGDGRAKELLVAVIPGAMELDLKKLAALSGYDKVEMIRMKELFELTGYVRGGCSPLGMKKKLPTFLDESALRHERIAVSAGRRGLQMELDPRDLQKAAGATVGAISREAAKEEEKTW encoded by the coding sequence ATGGCGAAAAATCCGAAGACGAACGCCGTCCGCGAGGCGGAGCGTCTGCGCATCCCAGTGCGCGTGATCGAATACGAAGCGGACGAGAGCGACCTCAGCGCCGCCCACGCCGCGGCCGGCTGCGGCGTGCCGCTGGAACGCATCTACAAGACGCTGGTGCTGCGGGGCGACGGGCGCGCCAAAGAGCTGCTCGTGGCCGTGATCCCCGGTGCGATGGAGCTGGATCTGAAAAAACTGGCGGCGTTGTCGGGATACGATAAAGTGGAAATGATCCGTATGAAGGAACTTTTCGAGCTGACGGGCTATGTCCGCGGCGGCTGTTCGCCGCTGGGCATGAAGAAAAAGCTGCCCACGTTCCTCGACGAGTCGGCGCTGCGGCACGAACGCATCGCCGTCAGCGCGGGACGGCGTGGCCTGCAGATGGAACTGGATCCCCGCGATTTGCAGAAAGCCGCCGGCGCGACCGTCGGCGCGATTTCGCGCGAAGCGGCGAAAGAAGAGGAGAAAACATGGTGA
- a CDS encoding C4-dicarboxylate ABC transporter, with product MTMFVHSSLVLAAVVVAFAIGKKMKISTELSMFLSALVGLAVHALLPKGVDPRSPLPFVEMIRHVIEGSFTYFDVCLTFLTATFFMMLYKESGGVAYIVRCIVRSFHAHRFVCLLFLTVLMLVPGAITGSGATTVLTVGSLVGSVLMTMGVPEDRRVALIFLLAAMSAACPPINLWAMMAAAGANMPYVGFGAPLALMSIVGALFSTFWLAGRGKAIDVEQALKELPEAPAGWNWQRAVIPFVVLIGLILAGRAFPFSFPILGLPLVFMISAFSVIVLSPIHLRIFAVARQTVENLLGLVGAMVVVGTLIQVLALSGARGLLSLMVVTLPLTVLFATLWIILPLSEGVLQYAVAPLFGVPLIMLFNMLGLDPIVSLSTWSVMWPVGDCLPPTAVVGRAAVMELDYKGNYWDGFVKAALIPMLFILAVCTACMVYSKELAAVIGG from the coding sequence ATGACTATGTTTGTCCATTCTTCGCTGGTGCTGGCTGCGGTCGTCGTCGCTTTCGCCATCGGCAAGAAAATGAAGATAAGCACGGAGCTGTCCATGTTCCTCTCGGCCCTGGTCGGGCTGGCGGTGCATGCACTGCTTCCGAAGGGCGTCGACCCCCGTTCGCCCCTTCCCTTTGTGGAAATGATCCGTCACGTGATCGAAGGCTCCTTCACCTACTTCGACGTGTGCCTGACCTTTCTCACCGCCACGTTTTTCATGATGCTCTACAAGGAGTCGGGCGGCGTGGCCTACATCGTGCGCTGCATCGTGCGCAGCTTTCACGCGCACCGTTTCGTCTGCCTGCTCTTCCTTACGGTCCTGATGCTGGTTCCCGGCGCCATCACCGGCTCGGGAGCGACAACGGTGCTGACGGTCGGCTCTCTGGTCGGTTCCGTGCTGATGACCATGGGCGTGCCTGAAGACCGCCGCGTGGCGCTGATTTTCCTGCTCGCGGCCATGAGCGCCGCCTGTCCGCCCATCAACCTGTGGGCCATGATGGCGGCCGCCGGCGCGAACATGCCCTATGTCGGCTTCGGCGCACCGCTGGCGCTGATGTCGATCGTCGGCGCGTTGTTCTCCACCTTCTGGCTGGCCGGCCGCGGCAAAGCCATCGACGTGGAGCAGGCGCTCAAGGAACTGCCCGAAGCTCCGGCCGGCTGGAACTGGCAGCGGGCCGTCATCCCCTTCGTCGTGCTGATCGGCCTGATCCTCGCCGGACGCGCGTTCCCCTTCAGCTTCCCGATCCTCGGCCTGCCGCTGGTGTTCATGATCTCGGCATTTTCTGTCATCGTCTTAAGCCCCATTCACCTGCGCATCTTCGCGGTCGCCCGTCAGACGGTCGAGAACCTGCTCGGCCTGGTCGGCGCGATGGTCGTCGTCGGCACGCTGATCCAGGTGCTGGCGCTGAGCGGCGCCCGCGGGTTGCTGTCGCTGATGGTGGTGACGCTGCCGCTGACGGTGCTGTTCGCCACGCTGTGGATCATCCTGCCGCTTTCCGAAGGCGTGCTTCAGTACGCCGTCGCGCCGCTGTTCGGCGTGCCGCTGATCATGCTGTTCAACATGCTCGGGCTCGATCCAATCGTTTCGCTTTCCACCTGGTCGGTGATGTGGCCTGTCGGCGACTGTCTGCCTCCCACCGCGGTGGTCGGACGCGCAGCGGTCATGGAGCTTGATTACAAGGGAAATTACTGGGACGGCTTCGTCAAGGCCGCGCTGATCCCCATGCTCTTCATCCTCGCCGTCTGCACGGCCTGCATGGTGTACAGCAAAGAGCTCGCCGCTGTGATTGGAGGTTAA
- a CDS encoding NAD(P)H-dependent flavin oxidoreductase, with product MILDKLPTLKIGRYTPHFPVIQGGMGVLISGPSLSGAVAAEGGIGTLATVGIGMATMTCNVDNFFKKNVEALKDFVAKAREKAKGGILAANCMCALQDYEQQVRAVCEAGIDIIISGAGLPLKLPELTKDFPNVALVPIVSSLKAASIIVRRWMKNYGRSPDAFVVETPNAAGGHLGAAKIEQVDDKELSLETVIPQLVNWLKEIKLNIPVIAAGGIFDRAEMLHAFELGASGVQMGTRFAASAEGDASDVFKQAYVDATPEDVVLINSPCGLPGRALRSPMVERYLRHEDRQDPCIANCLAHCVYRATHKTFCIARALIQALQGNWEEGLFFCGTNVWRVNKIQTVKEIFNDLFGSADKPENKSRRQDADSDS from the coding sequence ATGATTCTTGACAAACTGCCAACTTTGAAGATCGGCCGGTACACGCCGCACTTCCCCGTCATCCAGGGCGGCATGGGCGTCCTCATTTCGGGCCCCAGTCTCAGCGGCGCCGTCGCGGCCGAAGGCGGCATCGGCACGTTGGCCACCGTCGGTATCGGCATGGCGACCATGACCTGCAACGTGGACAACTTCTTCAAAAAGAACGTGGAGGCCCTCAAGGATTTCGTCGCCAAGGCCCGCGAAAAGGCGAAAGGCGGCATCCTCGCCGCCAACTGCATGTGCGCGCTTCAGGATTACGAGCAGCAGGTGCGCGCCGTCTGCGAAGCCGGCATCGACATCATCATCTCCGGCGCCGGGCTGCCCCTCAAGCTGCCCGAGCTGACCAAGGATTTTCCCAACGTGGCGCTCGTGCCCATCGTCAGCAGCCTCAAGGCCGCCTCGATCATCGTGCGCCGCTGGATGAAGAATTACGGGCGCTCGCCCGACGCCTTCGTCGTGGAAACGCCCAACGCCGCGGGCGGACATCTGGGCGCCGCCAAGATCGAACAGGTGGACGACAAGGAGCTCTCGCTCGAGACGGTAATCCCGCAGCTCGTGAACTGGCTGAAAGAGATCAAGCTCAACATTCCCGTCATCGCCGCGGGCGGCATATTCGACCGCGCCGAGATGCTGCACGCGTTTGAGCTGGGCGCCAGCGGCGTGCAGATGGGCACGCGCTTCGCCGCCAGCGCCGAGGGCGACGCCTCCGACGTCTTCAAACAAGCCTACGTCGACGCCACGCCCGAGGACGTGGTGCTGATCAACAGCCCCTGCGGCCTTCCCGGCCGGGCGCTGCGCAGCCCCATGGTGGAGCGCTATCTCCGCCACGAGGACCGCCAGGACCCCTGCATCGCCAACTGCCTGGCGCATTGCGTCTACCGCGCCACGCACAAGACGTTCTGCATCGCCCGCGCCCTGATCCAGGCGCTTCAGGGCAACTGGGAGGAAGGGCTTTTCTTCTGCGGCACCAACGTGTGGCGCGTCAACAAGATCCAGACCGTAAAAGAGATCTTCAACGATCTCTTCGGCAGCGCCGATAAGCCGGAAAACAAAAGCCGCCGCCAGGACGCTGATTCCGATTCTTGA
- a CDS encoding dipeptidase, protein MEMKRFSAAAFVSAALLFSAAAAMACTPMGVGAKASADGSVMVSHTCDGWYDNRIKIIPGGDHKKGEMVDIYNVMCVDTRPNKPLRKVGQIPQVAHTYTYFQIGYPFMNDQQLMMGEFTWSGRDELASTEGLMYIENLEALGLARAKTAREAIKVMGALAEKYGYADGGETLIIGDPKECWVFEICGGGLWNKDSGNPGAHWAAKRLPDDEVFVGANRSRLGVIDLNDTENTMHSTDITKLPEAMGWWKQGEPFDFSTIFNPEPYGYPYYAARREWRALNLVAPSQKFPVLAKWEMYPFSVKPDKKLSVKDIMDVYSDHLEGTDYDLTKGLAAGPFGCPSRWQTPKDVRPEGRKGDDWERPIALFRCSYSFVSQSRADMPDAVGGVLWFGEDSPDTTVYVPIYCGVTSVPKAWSETKRHVFDRDSAWWAFNLVNNWATIRWDAIYPEIRAKKASYEDKFFADQKTIEAHAVELYKKDPQKAVEYLTAYTNKAMNEVNDGWWNFAFELIGKYCDGGVMQPDGSQKTPGYPTEWLKAVDFGGMTERDLKATNSK, encoded by the coding sequence ATGGAAATGAAACGTTTCTCGGCAGCGGCCTTCGTCAGCGCCGCCCTGCTCTTCTCGGCGGCGGCAGCGATGGCCTGCACGCCCATGGGCGTGGGGGCCAAAGCGTCGGCGGACGGCTCCGTCATGGTCAGCCACACCTGCGACGGCTGGTACGACAACCGCATCAAGATCATTCCCGGCGGCGACCACAAAAAAGGCGAAATGGTCGACATCTACAACGTCATGTGCGTCGACACCCGCCCCAACAAGCCGCTGCGCAAAGTCGGCCAGATCCCGCAGGTGGCGCACACCTACACCTACTTCCAGATCGGCTACCCCTTCATGAACGATCAACAGCTGATGATGGGCGAGTTCACCTGGAGCGGCCGCGACGAATTGGCTTCCACCGAAGGCCTGATGTACATCGAGAACCTCGAAGCGCTCGGACTGGCCCGCGCCAAGACGGCCCGCGAAGCCATCAAGGTCATGGGCGCTCTGGCCGAAAAGTACGGCTATGCCGACGGCGGCGAGACGCTGATCATCGGCGATCCCAAGGAATGCTGGGTCTTCGAGATCTGCGGCGGCGGCCTGTGGAATAAGGATTCCGGCAATCCCGGCGCCCACTGGGCGGCCAAGCGCCTCCCCGACGACGAAGTGTTCGTCGGCGCCAACCGTTCGCGCCTCGGCGTCATCGATCTGAACGACACCGAGAACACCATGCACTCCACCGACATCACCAAGCTGCCCGAGGCCATGGGCTGGTGGAAGCAGGGCGAGCCCTTCGACTTCTCCACGATCTTCAATCCCGAGCCCTACGGCTACCCCTACTACGCCGCCCGCCGCGAGTGGAGAGCGCTCAACCTGGTCGCGCCTTCACAGAAGTTCCCCGTGCTGGCCAAGTGGGAAATGTACCCCTTCTCCGTCAAGCCCGACAAGAAACTTTCCGTCAAGGACATCATGGACGTGTACAGCGATCACCTCGAAGGCACCGACTACGACCTCACCAAGGGTCTGGCCGCCGGCCCCTTCGGCTGCCCCAGCCGCTGGCAGACGCCCAAGGACGTTCGTCCCGAAGGTCGCAAGGGCGACGATTGGGAGCGTCCCATCGCGCTGTTCCGCTGCTCCTACAGTTTCGTGTCCCAGAGCCGCGCCGACATGCCCGACGCCGTGGGCGGCGTGCTGTGGTTCGGCGAGGATTCGCCCGACACCACCGTGTACGTTCCCATCTACTGCGGCGTGACCTCCGTGCCCAAGGCCTGGAGCGAGACCAAGCGCCACGTGTTCGACCGCGACAGCGCCTGGTGGGCGTTCAACCTCGTCAACAACTGGGCGACGATCCGCTGGGACGCCATTTATCCCGAGATCCGCGCCAAGAAGGCCAGCTACGAAGATAAATTCTTCGCCGACCAGAAAACGATCGAAGCCCACGCCGTCGAGCTGTACAAGAAGGATCCCCAGAAGGCAGTCGAGTACCTGACGGCCTACACCAACAAGGCCATGAACGAAGTCAACGACGGCTGGTGGAACTTCGCCTTCGAGCTGATCGGCAAGTACTGCGACGGCGGCGTCATGCAGCCCGACGGATCGCAGAAGACCCCCGGCTATCCCACGGAATGGCTCAAGGCGGTCGACTTCGGCGGCATGACCGAGCGCGACCTGAAAGCCACCAACAGCAAGTAG
- a CDS encoding efflux RND transporter periplasmic adaptor subunit has translation MKTRTSFIKTFAALAALSLLAAPTAAEEPPIPVKTLFLGSARSHPQRHYYGTVQGSQRVNLSFRVPGPLVEFPVEMGSRVAKGDLIGRVDPRDFRTRLSDAQSRLSQARARYGEALNNFRRYDELYKKQSVSQAQYDRYKTALDVARSALKTAEASVAAAQDALADTELRAPFGGVIVARMAENFQDVQAKQPVASLQNLDSVEIVIRVPEEDIANVAVADEKNRMFRLSEKVSLDLEATLDELPGQSFRVTFKEVGAQSDPRTQTYPVTVAMPQPKSARILPGMAVNVTASLIGGETGDPNFYVPLEAVVGDVSGRTWVWRCGRGGGIVRVPVTLGDFRGSRVQIVGELAPGDQIVTVGARGLREGQKVRVVD, from the coding sequence ATGAAAACGAGAACGTCCTTTATAAAAACGTTTGCGGCGCTCGCCGCGTTGAGCCTCCTTGCCGCCCCGACCGCCGCCGAAGAGCCGCCGATCCCCGTGAAGACGCTGTTTCTCGGCTCGGCCCGGTCGCATCCTCAGCGCCATTATTACGGCACCGTTCAGGGGTCGCAGCGCGTGAACCTGTCGTTCCGCGTGCCGGGGCCGCTGGTGGAATTCCCCGTCGAGATGGGCTCGCGCGTCGCGAAGGGCGATCTGATCGGCCGCGTCGACCCGCGCGATTTCCGCACGCGCCTCAGCGACGCCCAAAGCCGGCTTTCTCAGGCGCGGGCGCGCTACGGCGAAGCGCTGAACAACTTCAGGCGCTACGATGAACTTTACAAAAAACAGTCCGTCTCTCAGGCGCAGTACGACCGCTACAAGACGGCGCTCGACGTGGCGCGCTCGGCGCTGAAGACGGCGGAAGCGAGCGTCGCCGCCGCGCAGGACGCGCTCGCCGACACGGAGCTGCGCGCGCCGTTCGGCGGCGTGATCGTGGCCCGTATGGCGGAAAACTTTCAGGACGTGCAGGCCAAACAGCCCGTCGCCAGCCTGCAGAACCTTGACTCCGTCGAAATCGTGATCCGCGTCCCCGAAGAAGACATCGCCAACGTCGCCGTCGCCGACGAAAAAAACAGAATGTTCCGCCTTTCCGAAAAAGTCAGCCTCGATCTGGAAGCGACGCTCGACGAACTGCCCGGGCAGTCGTTCCGCGTCACGTTCAAGGAAGTGGGGGCGCAGTCCGACCCGCGCACGCAGACCTATCCGGTCACCGTCGCCATGCCGCAGCCGAAGAGCGCCCGCATTCTGCCCGGCATGGCGGTGAACGTCACGGCCAGCCTGATCGGCGGGGAAACGGGCGATCCGAACTTCTACGTCCCGCTCGAAGCGGTCGTGGGCGACGTTTCGGGACGCACGTGGGTCTGGCGCTGCGGGCGCGGCGGCGGCATCGTCCGCGTCCCCGTGACGCTGGGCGATTTTCGCGGCAGCCGCGTCCAGATCGTCGGCGAACTCGCGCCCGGCGATCAGATCGTCACCGTCGGCGCGCGCGGCCTGCGCGAAGGGCAAAAAGTCCGCGTCGTCGACTGA
- a CDS encoding dipeptidase translates to MQAKHTIVSSVLGVMLLAGAASACTDVVVGAKASADGSVITSHTADGAFYDAQVRFIPGGKHADGEMAPVFWNITNDESAEITKIGEIPQAPETYGYFHVGYPFMNEYGLAIGESTFAQKVEMKTFRPDARAILTIEQLEIFALQRTKTAREAIALIGSLAEKYGFLGSCDFEGESLTIADGKEAWLFEIRSAGMMWTPESGKPGAYWVAQRVPDDMVLITCNVARIQEVHPEDTDNFMASKDYRQFAIDMGWWNPASGAPFNWAKAYAPYTGGWALSSDWVRNRLYSLYRRLDPDREWDPLAEATSYPFAVKPGKKLSVQEVQAMLRSHHDGTQFDMYDADEWFIRKDGKLVKSPLASPFPTRDMRALLKMNYSRPVSVINCAYSFVAQARDGMPKPLSTILWFGFDAPHTTCYVPIYCGATDTKASWRQFDRDSYTPESAQWTFMLADDLVLKRYAEAMADLEAVRAPLEKSFFDETARIDKEGAELYKRDPAAATQMVTSFTLDCMDKAEKAWHQLNRTLITKYINNKKS, encoded by the coding sequence ATGCAAGCAAAGCACACGATCGTTTCCAGCGTACTTGGCGTCATGCTTCTCGCCGGAGCGGCTTCGGCCTGCACCGACGTCGTCGTCGGAGCGAAAGCTTCGGCGGACGGTTCCGTCATCACTTCCCACACCGCGGACGGCGCGTTTTACGACGCGCAGGTGCGCTTCATCCCCGGCGGCAAGCACGCCGACGGCGAGATGGCGCCCGTTTTCTGGAACATCACCAACGACGAATCCGCCGAAATCACGAAGATCGGCGAGATCCCCCAGGCCCCGGAGACATACGGTTATTTCCACGTCGGCTATCCCTTCATGAACGAATACGGTCTGGCGATCGGCGAAAGCACCTTCGCCCAGAAGGTGGAAATGAAGACCTTCCGTCCGGACGCTCGCGCCATTCTGACGATCGAGCAGCTCGAGATCTTCGCGCTGCAGCGCACCAAGACCGCCCGCGAAGCGATCGCCCTGATCGGCTCCCTGGCGGAAAAATACGGATTCCTCGGTTCCTGCGATTTCGAGGGCGAAAGCCTGACGATCGCCGACGGCAAGGAAGCCTGGCTGTTCGAGATCCGCTCCGCCGGCATGATGTGGACGCCCGAGAGCGGCAAGCCCGGCGCGTACTGGGTCGCCCAGCGCGTCCCCGACGACATGGTGCTGATCACCTGCAACGTCGCCCGCATCCAGGAAGTCCATCCCGAAGACACGGATAACTTCATGGCCTCCAAGGACTACCGTCAGTTCGCCATCGACATGGGCTGGTGGAATCCCGCAAGCGGCGCACCCTTCAACTGGGCGAAGGCCTACGCGCCTTACACGGGCGGCTGGGCCCTCTCGTCCGACTGGGTCCGCAACCGCCTCTACTCGTTGTACCGCCGTCTCGATCCCGACCGCGAATGGGATCCGCTGGCGGAAGCGACGTCCTATCCCTTCGCCGTCAAGCCCGGCAAAAAGCTTTCCGTGCAGGAAGTGCAGGCGATGCTGCGCAGCCATCACGACGGCACTCAGTTCGACATGTACGACGCCGACGAATGGTTCATCCGCAAGGACGGCAAGCTCGTCAAAAGCCCTCTGGCCTCGCCGTTCCCCACCCGCGACATGCGCGCGCTGCTGAAGATGAACTACAGCCGCCCGGTCTCGGTGATCAACTGCGCCTACAGTTTCGTGGCCCAGGCCCGCGACGGCATGCCCAAGCCCCTGAGCACCATCCTGTGGTTCGGCTTCGACGCGCCCCACACCACCTGTTACGTCCCCATCTACTGCGGCGCGACCGACACGAAGGCCAGCTGGCGCCAGTTCGACCGCGACAGTTACACGCCCGAATCGGCCCAGTGGACGTTCATGCTCGCCGACGACCTCGTTCTGAAACGCTACGCCGAAGCCATGGCCGATCTCGAAGCCGTGCGGGCGCCTCTCGAAAAGAGCTTCTTCGACGAAACGGCCCGCATCGACAAGGAAGGCGCCGAACTTTACAAAAGGGATCCCGCCGCCGCGACGCAGATGGTCACCAGCTTTACCCTGGACTGCATGGATAAGGCCGAAAAGGCGTGGCACCAGCTGAACAGGACCCTGATCACCAAGTACATCAACAACAAGAAGAGCTAA
- a CDS encoding DUF6305 family protein, with protein MKKLSAVFVALLAACVLSSFAFAVEVPKLNAPFIVTTCGQSPGAVMVHMSAMQSKIAANHDNKLTADKLAAANAKTLIVTSGTSMKGMGAAGTNVESEIARCTELIAEAKKLGMTVIGAHIEGMARRTDNSDAASIEAVMKDADVILAVTDSDSDGFFTKYAQEHNKPLIVVKDALAIGPALKAAE; from the coding sequence ATGAAAAAGTTATCCGCCGTTTTCGTCGCTCTGCTCGCCGCCTGCGTGCTGAGCAGCTTCGCGTTCGCCGTGGAAGTGCCCAAGCTGAACGCGCCCTTTATCGTTACCACCTGCGGCCAGAGCCCCGGCGCCGTCATGGTGCACATGTCGGCCATGCAGTCCAAGATCGCGGCCAACCACGACAACAAACTCACCGCCGACAAGCTGGCCGCCGCCAACGCCAAGACGTTGATCGTCACTTCCGGCACCAGCATGAAGGGCATGGGCGCCGCCGGCACCAACGTTGAAAGCGAGATCGCCCGCTGCACCGAACTGATCGCCGAAGCCAAGAAGCTCGGCATGACTGTGATCGGCGCTCACATCGAAGGCATGGCCCGCCGCACCGACAACTCCGACGCCGCTTCCATCGAAGCCGTGATGAAGGACGCCGATGTGATCCTCGCCGTCACCGACAGCGACAGCGACGGGTTCTTCACCAAGTACGCCCAGGAACACAACAAACCTCTGATCGTCGTCAAAGACGCTCTGGCCATCGGCCCCGCGCTGAAGGCCGCCGAATAA